ATCTAATATAAGTGAGTGGATTTTAAGATGATATTTAAGATGTTGTAATTTCCTTCTGTATTCCAGCGGTATGATGTTAAATTCTACTTCTAGACTCTGGCCGCTGGTATTGGAAGGGACTTTAGCTATTATTCTTAACGCTTTATTTTGAATGATATCTAGTTTTTGAAGTAACTTTGGTGAGGCACAACTGTATGCCTGAGCTCCGTAGTCTATCCTTGACAGTATGCATGCTTTATTGACCATGAGCATTGCTTCAGTTTGTGCCCCCCAGATAGTACCTGAGATGGCTCTTAGAAGATTAAGAGTATTTTTTGAGCTATTGATTATTCCATTGATATGTTCTTTAAACGTGAGTTTGGAGTCAAAGGTGACTCCTagaaatttaaatactttaactCTCggaattactttattatttgagGTTAATTGATAGTTTTCTAGTTGGGTGGTAACTTTATTGAAAAGCATACagactgttttagtttctgatagtttAATACCCCAGTCCAAggcccatttatttattttgtccaTCTGTTGCTGCTTTTGGTTAAACAGTGCCGGGATTGACCTGCCTGTGCGCCAGATGGCGCAGTCATCAGCAAAGAGAGCCGTGTTAAGTGGtttaagtgatttttttttttttggcattaagTGCGTTGgttatatcatttataaaaatattaaataaggtTGGTGAGATGACCGAACCTTGCGGGATACCATTGAAGATTTCAGTTTTATCAAAGAAGTGCCCATTTACCCGGACTGAAATAGATCTATTGtgaataaagttattaataaaattaaacatgtttccttTTATACCTTTGGTTTCTAGTTTTTTGAGTAGGCCTTCCTGCCATACCATATCGAATGCTTTTTCTATATCTATAAATATTGCTAGTACTTTATCTGATTTGCGGAAGGcattattaatactattttgtaatctTACTATCTGATCTATTGTAGAGTGTTGGGATCTGAATCCACTCTGCACATTAGTGATAAGTTTATTTTCTAACAGATAGTTACTGagtcttttattatattattgtttctaAGGTTTTACACATGTGTGATGTTAGTGTTATCGGTCGATAACTCCCCGGGAGAGAGTGATCTTTATCCGCTTTAGGGAGGCTAAAGCACTCTGCATATTTCCATGCAGTGGGCATTTGACCCTCCCTCCAGATTCTGTTAAAGAGCGATAACACCACCCGTAGGGCAACATCAGGCATGTGCTTGAGTAGAGTATAGCTAATTTGGTCAGGTGTCGCGAAATATATTCGCCCCCCTAGAAAATCGCCGGCCGGCGATtctatttcgaaataaaatCGCCCCCGGCGAATTTATTTCGAAATAGAATCGCCGGCCGGAGGATTTATTTCTCGCCCCCCTCCAAATATTTtcgccccccctccccccttactatataatgtgttatatataggacGATGATCTATTTCTACCATAGTCCATACGCATACAAATTATGTGCTGTCTTTAATAGTCatcgaaaaaagagagaaatatccttatttattacatatccatTCAATCTtagtatagtaataaagaccatTCCGATCCgtgcaattaaaaaatcttttattgaacatatgtCCAATAAAAGCCTGAACTATTTTTGGGGGAATCCCCCATATTATTGTTTGAGAGTTAGCTCCcttgaatgtttattattattttattattttattaattttaaaataaataaataaataaactaaagaaggtatgtaataaatacagaacttcacatacgttttttttcgttcctatttattgcacttgtttattgtgcgcaagaatatatagcACTCGACCGCTACCGCGTATAAattcttgcgcacaataaaaaataggaacgaaaaaaaagtatgtgaagttctgtgtatatattacactttTTGGAAACAGTTCTCAAGCGAAATTACTCTCTAATTATACAACATTACATTAGAAGAATACCCTCTATTTTACCTTTAGTTTACACGgtctatgattataattaatttctacTATAGTATTAGacgatattttatttctttatttcatttgtgaatGCAGTGCCCCGATTTCCTCCATAAGGTATTCATacgtcatgcattttaaaacatttcagaaagaCATTAATCCATGGATAtgatttgaataaaaacatactctccgtcaaatatataaaactcagATAATAGGTTTCGCTTGTAGTGACGACTTCTCTTGTAAactgaattatataattataggggTCACTTTATTATCCATTATACAAGTGATTCTACTGATGTAGTGGCGTATATTTAGGAGAGTTTTGGGCTATCCTGGCAGTGTACTTATCTAATATGatgatgtatatacacacacagggtGAGCTTCTCTTGTTTCATTCTCCTGCTAGTGCACTATTATAATTTGCATAGtagagaaagtttgttttactccACCAGTAATATATTGGTCTACTATGATAATGTATTTAGCTCTCCGGTTagtctatataataaataactatgtgATAAATAGAATCTCACATCCGTGCTAATTTTATTACagtgggtgtgtgggggtggggtggggtggagtggatAGAGGATATATAGTGGGAACAAATAATTCCATACTTTCTCAGCTCTTGGTATCGTATAACAACAAATGACATTATATTCAAATCAaaccataaacattttatttcaaattaagtaTCCATCAGGGAACCAAAATGCAATACTTGcataaaatatagtaaataaaGAGAACGAAAATACGAAGTTATGAAGTCCTATCATATAAACAcgagtcttttttttcttcttagatGCACACGATTTTATCCATCGATTTTTTTCTCAGTGACATATAATCGAATGCTCGCATCTTCCTgtcttcaatacattttaagctATGATTGCGCATATTGGCAATGTTATATTTCACTGAGGGAGACATATCCTGGGCCAATTGGAAGGCAATGGCTATTGCAAAGACCCCACAATCATTCCCATTCGGCTGAGGCTGAACATCTAGAACTGTCACTGTAAGTGACCCATCTGTGTTCAAACGATTCTTGAAAATTTCTTTCATTTACCGTTTTATGTTGTCAGTAATGGGATGAGATGGAATGCTGTCAGCGAATTGAATTCCATCCTTACTCCCAGAAACAGTCACCCAGTGATCATGGTCATGTAAGATTTGCACAGTGGTATCCATTGGCTTGAATGCCGTCTGCTTCAGTAGTGTAGACTGATTTTGAATACCAGTAGACTCTGTGATGAGCATATGGCAAGCATCAATCACTCTGTCGCTCAACCATGCACCGTTGAGAATGTCGCATCGATCACTCTCGTTCAGTTTAAATTTTGGTACCCATTTCGACGACCTTTGTGGCAGCTCTTCTGTCCTGACAGATTTTGTTGCACTTTCAGGTTTGTTCCACCTCTTAAGATTCACGGCATTGTATTTGGTTTTCAGCACGGCATCACCCTTCTTCAATACGTAGAGTCCTTTCCCTAAAGTTTGCGTCACTGTATATGGCCCCTTGAATCGTGGTGCGAGTTTGTCTCCCTTCCTGGTATCTCGTCGACGGTTGACTATCGCCACGTGATCGCCAATCtggtaattaaaatgtattaaatttagtAAGATGTAGTCATTGCAAACATTGATCATTTCGGTTGAACCCTGAGAAAGCCTACAGGCCTTGAACTTAACTTTTTACAGGTAGCCACCCGGGCTACCAGCTTATGCCTTTTGGTAGCACTGAAACAACATATTaagtcagtgattttaaaaatgcactggCTCAGACTGAAAATTCACTGacccataatatattttatcatatgcatgtataccaaaaataatttttaaactaatacaactcaatacaaaatgtatcgGTTAATATACGTTTTGATAATATAATGCTCTTTTTTTTACCaaggaatatttaaaaaaaaaaaaaaatatttttaagaaatgtttcggtttttttttttaattgtatagtTTACGTATTACAGCACAATGCTTGTCTACGCATTGTCAATGCTTGTAAATTAATTACCTCAAATATGGATCCTCTGTGCTTAATGTCGTatcgtttcttttgtttcttctggGCATCTGATATGTTGTCCTGGGCGGTGTCACGATGCTTGGTCAGGTCTGCCAGCTGCTTCATTCTGGTGTCGACATCATCCATGTCCACATCACATGTTGCATCGTCTACCTGGTATTCTAGGTCGACGGGTTTACCAGCTTCATAAGTTGAGTAACCATGGTTTGATTAAATCGTTCTGTTAGACCATTTGTCTGAGGATGATATGCCGATGTCATTGTTTGGTCCATGTCCATGATATCGCACAACTCTCGCACTAGTTTATTGCAAAACTCCAGTCCTTGATCGTGCAGCAATACCTCGGTTGAGCCGTATCTGTATACCAAACTCAATAGAAAGGCATGGATACTCTCGGCAGATTTGTTTTCTAATGCTCCTACCTCGACCCATCTTGTCAAGATACTCTGTTGCGACGATGACGTAAAGCTTTCCGTCGGAGGTCTCCTTCAAGGGTCCTACAAGATCAATCCCCCACCTGTGAAACAGTCCTTTCACAGGAACAGGGTGAAGGGTGGCAACCTGCGGCTTATTACTTGCATTCGATCTCTGACATCTTTGGCACTgttgacaaaatgttttgatatcTGCCGTCATCGTTTTCCACCAGAACCGGTCAGATAATTTCTTGATGGTCGCGTTTTGGCCAAAGTGACACCCTCCTATAAGGTGACTGAAGGGATTGCATTAAggtaattttttcttcttctccgaTAACAACCTTCTGACGCTTTCCATTGTGTCCTATGTGGTACAGCGTACGGTCTTCAAGTGTAAACACCTTTGCCTTTTCTCGCAGACGTCGCTTTTGACTCTTGGTATAGTCTTCTGGATAGTAGGACGAAGCAAGATAGTTGATCAAAACCCGAGCAGCAGTGGAGTTCATATTGCGTAAGATAATTAGCTTCACATACAGCAGCAGCAAACGTTGGCAAAATTACATAAGAATGAGTGATGTATTGTGAACAAAATTTTACCTTCCTTATAtaggaaaatattaaataagtttAGTTACATTGTATCAGTCATTATCCTTGATATTTTCTAATTACTACATTGTATATCTA
The sequence above is drawn from the Gigantopelta aegis isolate Gae_Host chromosome 6, Gae_host_genome, whole genome shotgun sequence genome and encodes:
- the LOC121374476 gene encoding uncharacterized protein LOC121374476, translating into MTADIKTFCQQCQRCQRSNASNKPQVATLHPVPVKGLFHRWGIDLVGPLKETSDGKLYVIVATEYLDKMGRAGKPVDLEYQVDDATCDVDMDDVDTRMKQLADLTKHRDTAQDNISDAQKKQKKRYDIKHRGSIFEIGDHVAIVNRRRDTRKGDKLAPRFKGPYTVTQTLGKGLYVLKKGDAVLKTKYNAVNLKRWNKPESATKSVRTEELPQRSSKWVPKFKLNESDRCDILNGAWLSDRVIDACHMLITESTGIQNQSTLLKQTAFKPMDTTVQILHDHDHWVTVSGSKDGIQFADSIPSHPITDNIKR